The DNA sequence TACGATCCTTTTGCAGAACAAAACCATAAATATCTCCATCCTGTACTGCACCGCCATCTTCTACAATCTCACCAGTATCAGCATTTTTCAATGCAAGCTTGTATGGGAAGCTTGCAACATTTGGAGGAGACTCCAATGTAAGCCAAGCACTGATGCGGCTCAGGCGCTCAGCTTCAGCATATAGGTTCGCAAAAGTGATGTCAGTATCACCAAGTTGTTGCACCCAGCTGGTTCGAGGAGGGAATGGAGAGTCAGGAGATGATTCGGTCTGTACCCACGAGTAGTAGAGTTTCCCGTTGTCATCAGCTTTTCCTGCCAGTAAGTAATTTGCTCCTTTTGGAGACGATAACAGCTCTATAGTACTTGCTTCCATTGTTAGAGAGCGGGTCAGCAGTTGCTTAAGGTCACTTTCAGGAGGTAGGAAAATAAATAGCCCCGGCTTCTCATCAGCGCATTCCTTTTCCTGTTCAGATAGCAGTTTCCACTGGTTCTTGAATTCTGACTCTGTGAAATTATCGGGCAGTTCAATGATTTTACCACAGAAGCCCCTTAGCTTCCATGAGTCATTTGTATAGACCAATACGTGTGTAGTGGTTTCTGCTTTAGGGTCTTGAACAAATTCAACATCAATGTCCTTACAAGCCCTTTTGACCCTTTGGTATAGAGATAGTAACTCGTCTTTGGAAAAATCTCTTGTAGGGTACCACAATTGTAAATTGGGGGAGTTTTCTTCCGACCAACCATCCAGTCTGAAGAAGTTACCAATCTTGATATCTCCATCTGACCCTTGAATCACCTTGGCTATACTTCGGTTAACGGAGGGCATTTTGGTAACTTTAATTCTAACTTCACCTCTGCTACCATCTTTGTTTAGCATGACAAGCTCTGCCCCAACTCTGATGCCGTTCGCATAACCACCATCCAAGTAAATATCATCCTTACCATCTTTCTTAAAGACAATCACTTCCAAGTTCCTCATGGCAGGTCTGTTCACCTCTCCAAAAATAGGATTGCTCTTACGTTGCTCGTTTCCTTCAATGGTAGGGTTTTGCTTTGGAACATCATTATAAAGCATGATGGACTTAGCCTTCTTGAATATATTAAAGGCAGATTCTTCAGGAGAGGAGTTTCGGAGAGCTCTCAGTAGGCAGAAAGTAAAAGCACCATGTTTGTTGCCTTTGGAATCTGTATATTCTTTGGCTAATTGATAATCTTGAGCTGAGGAAATAAACAGTGCTCCTTCACCTGCCAAGTCGTGAATGTCTACCTCAGAGTATGGATCTCTTAGATCAATATCAAGCAAAGGCGAAACCATTCTGACTTTAGGAGAACTGAGGTTGAGGTCAGAACGAGTACCGGAACCACTATTACAACTATCAAAAATTACAGTGAGCTTGACACCTTTTTTGATAAACTGATTAAATATTTGGTTGAGTTCTTTGTCGCGAATATCGGGAGAACCATTGTAAGCGTCAGATGGAACAATGGTTTCGTCCCTCTTATCTGGTTCAGGAGAAAGGGAGTTTCTTATTTGGGATCCATGTCCTGCATAGTAGATAAAGACAATGTCTCCTTTTTCTGACTGTTGCAATAATTGATCGAAGTGAGACAGGATAGATGCTCGGGTAGTCTCATCTTTACTGATTAACATTCGGATATTTTCCGCTTCAAACCCATATCGGCTTTGAATGGCGTCC is a window from the Limibacter armeniacum genome containing:
- a CDS encoding caspase family protein — protein: MRLLAFILSVLLLLSSPLLAVTKRALLIGINEYEPRKGEEIAENGRVWINLDGTVNDAMGIKDAIQSRYGFEAENIRMLISKDETTRASILSHFDQLLQQSEKGDIVFIYYAGHGSQIRNSLSPEPDKRDETIVPSDAYNGSPDIRDKELNQIFNQFIKKGVKLTVIFDSCNSGSGTRSDLNLSSPKVRMVSPLLDIDLRDPYSEVDIHDLAGEGALFISSAQDYQLAKEYTDSKGNKHGAFTFCLLRALRNSSPEESAFNIFKKAKSIMLYNDVPKQNPTIEGNEQRKSNPIFGEVNRPAMRNLEVIVFKKDGKDDIYLDGGYANGIRVGAELVMLNKDGSRGEVRIKVTKMPSVNRSIAKVIQGSDGDIKIGNFFRLDGWSEENSPNLQLWYPTRDFSKDELLSLYQRVKRACKDIDVEFVQDPKAETTTHVLVYTNDSWKLRGFCGKIIELPDNFTESEFKNQWKLLSEQEKECADEKPGLFIFLPPESDLKQLLTRSLTMEASTIELLSSPKGANYLLAGKADDNGKLYYSWVQTESSPDSPFPPRTSWVQQLGDTDITFANLYAEAERLSRISAWLTLESPPNVASFPYKLALKNADTGEIVEDGGAVQDGDIYGFVLQKDRILFHEWNRRHRFLYVFGIDNDGNMKLFYPRYTSIENNTKTLVYQNRSFLDEIQLGPVKTFQVSPPFGIDTYILLSSAEPIDDPQILEDYRQMRTVSTDNPLLKLFKNNLIGTRGASDEVTTPTNWQLERIQIVSEPSH